The sequence TGCCTTCGTCGGCAACGCGATATTTATGGGCGTTTATTATTCCCTTCAGCGTTTGCTGAAGGCCCGTATGTTCAGTGATGTACTGAGCCAGATTCATTTCTGGGGCTGGCAGCTGATCATTCTTTCCGCCGTAGCTACGCTGCCATTAGGGATCACCACCTCGCACGAATATGCTGAACTGGAATGGCCGATCGATATTGCCATTACAATTATCTGGGTGGTCTTCGGCTGGAATATGTTCGGCACCATTTTTAAACGTCGCGAACGGCACCTGTATGTAGCCATCTGGTTCTATATCGCCACTTTCGTCACCATCGCCGTATTACACATAGTGAACTCATTTGAGCTGCCGGTTAGCTGGTTTAAAAGCTATATGGTATATGCCGGAGTTCAAGACGCCCTGGTACAATGGTGGTATGGACACAATGCCGTGGCGTTCTTTTTGACAACCCCTTACCTGGGTATGATGTATTACTTCCTGCCCAAAATGGCTAACCGCCCGATCTATTCCTATAAACTGAGTATCCTGCACTTCTGGGCGCTGATCTTTATCTATATCTGGGCTGGACCTCACCATTTATTATATACTACTTTACCAGGCTGGGCACAGTCACTGGGTGTGGCCTTTTCCATCATGCTGCTCGCTCCAAGCTGGGGTGGTATGATCAACGGCCTGCTAACCCTGCGCGGAGCCTGGGACAAAGTACGTGACGATGTCGTGCTAAAATTCATGGTGGTAGGTCTGACCGCTTATGGTATGGCAACCTTCGAAGGTCCGATGCTTTCCCTGAAACAGGTAAACGCGATCGGCCACTTTACCGACTGGATCATTGCCCATGTACACGTTGGGGCTTTAGGCTGGAACGGCTTTTTAACATTCGCCATTCTGTACTGGCTGATCCCACGCATATACAAGACGGAACTGTTCTCCAAAAAGCTCGCTGCTTTCCATTTCTGGATCGGCACCCTGGGCATCATTTTCTATGCCGTACCCATGTACTGGGCCGGGTTTACCCAAGGGCTGATGCTTAAAGAATTCACCGCCGAAGGGATGTTAAAATATCCGAATTTTCTGGAAACCACTTTCCGAATTATTCCAATGCACATCATGCGTTCTATTGGCGGCACGCTATACCTAACCGGTGTGATCGCGATGGCTTACAATCTGGTCCGTACCGCATTATCTGGTAAACTGGTAGCCAATGAGGCCGCACAGGCCATGCCGCTGGAACCCATTCAAAAATCGGCGGCTGATCAGGAAACCTGGCACCGTGTGCTGGAACGCCGCCCGATCCAACTGATGATCGCCGCACTGCTGGTGATCCTGGTTGGTACGTTTGTCGAGCTGATGCCGACACTGACCATATCTGCGAACATCCCAACGATCGCCAGTGTCAAACCTTACACGCCTTTGGAAC comes from Mucilaginibacter mali and encodes:
- the ccoN gene encoding cytochrome-c oxidase, cbb3-type subunit I; protein product: MQPEKFYYDNKIVRNFGIATVVWGIIGMTVGLIAAIQLYHPAANMGNQYTTFGRIRPLHTNAVIFAFVGNAIFMGVYYSLQRLLKARMFSDVLSQIHFWGWQLIILSAVATLPLGITTSHEYAELEWPIDIAITIIWVVFGWNMFGTIFKRRERHLYVAIWFYIATFVTIAVLHIVNSFELPVSWFKSYMVYAGVQDALVQWWYGHNAVAFFLTTPYLGMMYYFLPKMANRPIYSYKLSILHFWALIFIYIWAGPHHLLYTTLPGWAQSLGVAFSIMLLAPSWGGMINGLLTLRGAWDKVRDDVVLKFMVVGLTAYGMATFEGPMLSLKQVNAIGHFTDWIIAHVHVGALGWNGFLTFAILYWLIPRIYKTELFSKKLAAFHFWIGTLGIIFYAVPMYWAGFTQGLMLKEFTAEGMLKYPNFLETTFRIIPMHIMRSIGGTLYLTGVIAMAYNLVRTALSGKLVANEAAQAMPLEPIQKSAADQETWHRVLERRPIQLMIAALLVILVGTFVELMPTLTISANIPTIASVKPYTPLELEGRDLYIREGCSNCHSQTIRPFRSETERYGEYSKAGEFVYDHPFLWGSKRTGPDLARIGGKYGNAWHYNHLMDPRLMSPGSIMPNYDWLISQNLDTSLTAAKIRAMQKLGVPYPADYDKQANSDLDKQAKEIAENLHADHIKVKSTKEIVAIIAYLQRLGTDIKANKTANK